A portion of the Ricinus communis isolate WT05 ecotype wild-type chromosome 10, ASM1957865v1, whole genome shotgun sequence genome contains these proteins:
- the LOC8269832 gene encoding pentatricopeptide repeat-containing protein At5g66520, translating into MHTATTTTHLPYHLSPAENKPTSKLTQKTILDLLNSKCNASFQYLKQIHAVILRSGHFEDHYVSGTLLKCYANPHFKNIDLAFTVFDHVPKPNVFVYNIIIKACLDNDEPFKAICFYYKMVAANARPNKFTYPSLLKACGVATAAKEGVQLHGHVIKQGLTGDVHIRSAGIQMYATLGHMAAARRMLDEDGESDVICFNAMIDGYYKFGDVDSAKELFEKMEDRSVGSWNVMVSGLAKNGMVKEARELFNDMREKDEISWSSMIDGYIKGGNYKEALEVFNVMQEEKIRPKKFVLSSVLAACANLGALDQGRWIHAYVKKNPMYLDAVLGTALVDMYAKCGRLDMAWDVFETMKEKEVFTWNAMICGLAMHGRAEDAIKLFLKMQKEKVRSNEITFVGLLNACAHKGMVDEGLNILDSMEKEYDIVPQMEHYGCVVDLLGRAGLLADAEEFIFSMPIEPNAAVWGALLGACRIHGNAELGERVGKILLQLEPQNSGRYALLSNIYAKAGRWDDAANVRKLMKERGVKTTPGTSMIDLGGVIHEFKMGDGSHPNMKEIYLMLKNMIQKLEMVGYSPNTSQVLFDIEEEEKETALHYHSEKLAIAFGLISTNPGTTIRIVKNLRMCEDCHSAVKLISQVYSREIIVRDRARYHHFRNGTCSCKEFW; encoded by the coding sequence ACCTCCTAAACTCCAAATGCAATGCTTCGTTTCAATATCTCAAGCAAATCCATGCTGTGATATTAAGGAGTGGCCACTTTGAAGACCATTATGTATCTGGTACCTTACTCAAATGTTATGCCAATCCTCATTTTAAAAACATTGACTTGGCCTTTACAGTTTTTGATCATGTCCCGAAGCCTAATGTTTTTGTGTATAACATTATTATTAAGGCTTGCTTAGACAATGATGAACCATTTAAGGCTATATGTTTTTACTACAAGATGGTGGCTGCAAATGCTAGGCCTAATAAGTTTACTTATCCGTCACTGTTGAAGGCTTGTGGGGTTGCAACAGCAGCTAAAGAAGGCGTGCAATTGCATGGTCATGTGATTAAACAAGGGCTTACTGGAGATGTGCATATAAGAAGTGCTGGGATTCAAATGTATGCAACTTTGGGTCACATGGCAGCAGCAAGGAGAATGTTAGATGAGGATGGAGAATCAGATGTTATTTGTTTCAATGCAATGATTGATGGGTATTATAAGTTTGGAGATGTAGATTCAGCTAAAgaattgtttgaaaaaatGGAGGATAGAAGTGTTGGTTCTTGGAATGTAATGGTGTCTGGTTTGGCTAAAAATGGGATGGTTAAAGAAGCAAGGGAGTTGTTTAATGATATGAGAGAAAAGGATGAGATTTCTTGGAGTAGTATGATTGATGGTTATATAAAAGGTGGGAATTATAAGGAGGCATTAGAAGTATTTAATGTAATGCAAGAAGAGAAAATTAGGCCaaagaaatttgttttgtCAAGTGTGCTGGCTGCTTGTGCTAACCTGGGTGCTCTTGATCAAGGAAGATGGATTCATGCATATGTTAAGAAGAATCCTATGTATTTGGATGCAGTCTTAGGCACTGCTTTAGTAGATATGTATGCGAAATGTGGGCGGCTTGACATGGCTTGGGATGTTTTTGAGAcaatgaaagagaaagaagtcTTCACTTGGAATGCCATGATTTGTGGGCTAGCTATGCATGGTAGAGCAGAAGATGCAATTAAGCTTTTTCTCAAGATGCAAAAGGAGAAGGTTAGGTCGAACGAGATAACCTTTGTAGGTCTATTGAATGCTTGTGCACATAAAGGAATGGTAGATGAAGGTCTAAACATATTGGATTCTATGGAGAAAGAGTACGATATTGTCCCTCAGATGGAGCACTATGGTTGTGTTGTCGATCTCCTGGGAAGAGCAGGGCTATTGGCAGACGCAGAGgagtttatattttcaatgCCAATTGAACCAAATGCTGCTGTTTGGGGAGCACTATTAGGTGCTTGTAGAATACATGGAAATGCAGAATTAGGTGAAAGAGTAGGGAAGATTTTGCTCCAATTAGAGCCTCAAAATAGCGGTCGGTATGCATTATTATCAAACATCTATGCAAAGGCTGGAAGATGGGATGACGCTGCAAACGTGAGGAAACTCATGAAGGAAAGAGGAGTCAAGACCACTCCTGGAACTAGCATGATTGATTTAGGTGGTGTTATTCATGAATTTAAAATGGGCGACGGTTCGCACCCAAATATGAAGGAAATCTACTTGATGCTGAAAAATATGATTCAGAAGCTTGAGATGGTAGGCTATTCGCCCAATACTTCTCAGGTTTTGTTTGATATTGAAGAGGAAGAGAAGGAAACTGCACTTCATTACCATAGTGAAAAGCTCGCAATTGCTTTTGGATTGATCAGCACAAATCCAGGAACGACAATCCGCATCGTGAAGAATCTAAGGATGTGTGAAGACTGCCATTCTGCTGTCAAGCTTATCTCTCAAGTGTACAGTAGAGAAATTATTGTGAGGGATCGTGCTCGTTACCATCATTTCAGGAATGGAACATGTTCTTGCAAGGAGTTCTGGTGA